One Cedecea neteri DNA segment encodes these proteins:
- the hemF gene encoding oxygen-dependent coproporphyrinogen oxidase, translating to MTEPDIHAVKQFLLSLQDKICQQLSALDGAVFQEDNWQREGGGGGRSRVLRGGAVFEQAGVNFSHVHGDAMPASATAHRPELAGRSFQAMGVSLVVHPNNPYVPTSHANVRFFIAEKPGADPVWWFGGGFDLTPYYGFEEDAVHWHRTARDLCQPFGNDVFPRYKKWCDDYFFIKHRNEQRGIGGLFFDDLNKPDFDYGFRFIQAVGQGYLDAYLPIVERRKDTPFGERERDFQLYRRGRYVEFNLVWDRGTLFGLQTGGRTESILMSMPPLVRWEYDYQPEEGSPEAALYRDFLPVKEWV from the coding sequence ATGACTGAGCCCGATATCCACGCCGTAAAACAGTTCCTGCTCTCCCTGCAGGACAAGATATGCCAGCAGCTTTCCGCCCTTGATGGCGCTGTCTTCCAGGAAGACAACTGGCAGCGAGAAGGCGGCGGCGGCGGGCGCAGTCGGGTTTTGCGCGGCGGTGCGGTGTTCGAACAGGCTGGCGTTAACTTTTCTCACGTTCACGGCGACGCCATGCCGGCGTCGGCCACGGCCCACCGTCCGGAGCTGGCGGGCAGAAGCTTTCAGGCGATGGGCGTTTCGCTGGTGGTACACCCGAACAACCCTTATGTGCCAACCAGCCACGCCAACGTGCGCTTCTTTATTGCCGAAAAACCAGGTGCCGATCCGGTCTGGTGGTTTGGCGGCGGCTTTGACTTAACGCCTTATTACGGCTTCGAAGAAGATGCGGTGCACTGGCATCGCACAGCGCGCGACCTGTGCCAGCCGTTTGGTAACGACGTCTTCCCTCGTTATAAAAAGTGGTGTGACGACTACTTCTTTATCAAACACCGCAACGAGCAGCGCGGCATTGGCGGGCTGTTCTTCGACGATCTGAATAAGCCAGACTTTGACTACGGCTTCCGCTTTATTCAGGCCGTTGGGCAGGGGTATCTGGACGCCTATCTGCCGATTGTTGAACGCCGCAAAGATACTCCGTTCGGCGAGCGCGAGCGGGACTTCCAGCTCTACCGCCGTGGGCGTTATGTAGAATTTAATCTGGTGTGGGATCGCGGCACGCTGTTTGGCCTGCAAACCGGCGGGCGAACCGAATCGATTTTAATGTCGATGCCGCCGCTGGTGCGCTGGGAGTATGACTACCAGCCAGAAGAAGGCAGCCCGGAGGCTGCCCTGTATCGTGATTTCCTGCCGGTGAAGGAGTGGGTGTAG
- the amiA gene encoding N-acetylmuramoyl-L-alanine amidase AmiA: MSKIKSLTQLTTRRQVLLTGLAALTLTGMNKALAKEEAKSLKTTNSHSKVAKKSGAKRIVMLDPGHGGIDTGAIGHNGSKEKHVVLAIAKNVRSILRSNGIDARLTRTTDEFIPLYDRVEIAHQHGADLFMSIHADGFTSPTAAGASVFALSNRGASSAMAKYLSDRENAADDVAGSKVKDKDHYLQQVLFDLVQTDTIKNSLTLGSHILKQIKPVHKLHSRNTEQAAFVVLKSPSIPSVLVETSFITNPGEEKLLGTTAFRQKIATAIASGVMSYFNWFDNHKVHGKKR; encoded by the coding sequence ATGAGCAAAATTAAATCGCTAACGCAACTTACGACGCGCCGCCAGGTCCTGCTCACGGGTTTGGCAGCGTTGACGCTAACCGGTATGAACAAAGCGCTGGCAAAGGAAGAAGCCAAATCGCTGAAAACCACCAATTCCCACAGTAAAGTGGCCAAAAAATCCGGGGCAAAACGCATTGTTATGCTCGACCCGGGCCACGGTGGGATTGATACCGGTGCCATCGGCCACAACGGGTCGAAAGAAAAACACGTAGTGCTGGCTATTGCTAAAAACGTGCGCAGCATCCTGCGCAGCAACGGGATCGACGCCAGGCTGACACGCACCACGGACGAATTTATTCCGCTGTACGATCGCGTTGAGATAGCCCACCAGCACGGTGCAGATCTGTTTATGTCTATTCACGCGGATGGCTTCACCAGCCCAACCGCCGCAGGTGCTTCCGTATTCGCCCTGTCTAACCGCGGCGCAAGTAGCGCCATGGCGAAATATCTATCAGACAGAGAGAACGCCGCGGATGATGTAGCGGGCAGCAAAGTGAAAGACAAAGATCACTACCTGCAGCAGGTGCTGTTTGATCTGGTGCAGACCGACACGATTAAAAACAGCCTGACGCTCGGCTCGCATATCCTGAAGCAGATAAAGCCGGTGCATAAGCTGCACAGCCGCAACACGGAACAGGCAGCCTTCGTGGTGCTGAAGTCGCCGTCTATTCCGTCCGTGCTGGTTGAAACGTCGTTCATCACCAACCCGGGCGAAGAAAAATTGCTCGGCACCACCGCCTTCCGCCAGAAGATTGCCACCGCCATTGCCTCCGGCGTGATGAGCTATTTCAACTGGTTTGATAACCATAAAGTCCACGGTAAGAAGCGTTAA
- the maeB gene encoding NADP-dependent oxaloacetate-decarboxylating malate dehydrogenase, with product MDEQLKQSALDFHEFPIPGKIQVSPTKPLATQRDLALAYSPGVAAPCLEIEKDPLAAYKYTARGNLVGVVSNGTAVLGLGNIGALAGKPVMEGKGVLFKKFAGIDVFDIEIDEMDPDKLIDVVAALEPTFGGINLEDIKAPECFYIEQKLRERMNIPVFHDDQHGTAIICTAAVLNGLRVVEKNITDVRLVVSGAGASAIACMNLLVALGMQKHNIVVCDSKGVIYKGREENMAETKAAYAVEDSGKRTLDDVIEGADIFLGCSGPKVLTQEMVKKMGKAPLILALANPEPEILPPLAKEVRPEAIICTGRSDYPNQVNNVLCFPFIFRGALDVGATAINEEMKLAAVHAIAELAHAEQSDVVASAYGEQELTFGPEYIIPKPFDPRLIVKIAPAVAKAAMDSGVATRPIQDFNAYSEKLEEFVYKTNLFMKPIFSQARKEPKRVVLSEGEEARVLHATQELITLGLAKPILIGRPSVIEMRIKKLGLQIQPGKDFEIVNNESDPRFKEYWHEYYNIMKRRGITQEQAQRAVISNTTVIGAIMVHRGEADALICGTIGEYHEHFDVVEKLFGYREGVKAAGAMNALLLPSGNTFIADTYVNDDPTPEELTEITLLAAETVRRFGIEPKVALLSHSNYGSSNSKAACKMRKTLDLVRERAPDLEIDGEMHGDAALVESIRHERMPDSPLKGSANILIMPNVEAARISYNLLRVSSSEGVTVGPVLMGVAKPVHVLTPIASVRRIVNMVALAVVEAQTAPL from the coding sequence ATGGATGAACAACTGAAGCAAAGTGCCCTCGATTTCCATGAGTTTCCAATTCCGGGGAAAATCCAGGTTTCTCCGACCAAACCCCTTGCTACCCAGCGTGACCTGGCGCTGGCGTATTCGCCTGGCGTAGCGGCACCTTGTCTTGAAATTGAAAAGGACCCGCTTGCCGCTTACAAATACACTGCACGCGGCAACCTTGTGGGCGTGGTTTCTAACGGCACTGCGGTACTCGGGCTGGGCAATATCGGCGCGCTGGCGGGCAAGCCGGTCATGGAAGGTAAGGGCGTCCTGTTTAAAAAATTCGCCGGTATCGACGTCTTCGATATCGAAATTGATGAGATGGATCCGGACAAGCTTATCGACGTGGTAGCCGCGCTGGAGCCAACCTTTGGCGGCATCAACCTGGAAGATATCAAAGCGCCTGAGTGCTTCTATATCGAGCAGAAGCTGCGCGAGCGCATGAACATTCCAGTGTTCCACGATGACCAGCACGGCACCGCGATTATTTGTACCGCCGCGGTGCTGAACGGCCTGCGCGTGGTTGAAAAGAATATTACCGATGTGCGGCTGGTGGTTTCCGGCGCAGGGGCTTCGGCAATCGCCTGTATGAACCTGCTGGTTGCGCTGGGAATGCAAAAACACAACATCGTGGTTTGCGACTCGAAGGGCGTTATCTATAAAGGCCGTGAAGAGAACATGGCCGAAACCAAAGCTGCCTATGCCGTCGAGGACAGCGGCAAGCGGACGCTGGACGACGTGATTGAAGGCGCGGACATCTTCCTTGGCTGCTCCGGCCCGAAAGTGCTAACCCAGGAGATGGTGAAGAAAATGGGCAAAGCGCCACTGATTCTGGCGCTGGCTAACCCTGAGCCGGAAATTCTGCCGCCGCTGGCGAAAGAAGTGCGTCCGGAAGCCATTATCTGTACCGGCCGGTCGGACTATCCGAACCAGGTGAACAACGTGCTGTGCTTCCCGTTCATCTTCCGTGGCGCGCTGGACGTGGGCGCGACGGCTATTAACGAAGAAATGAAGCTGGCTGCGGTGCATGCGATAGCCGAGCTGGCTCACGCTGAACAAAGCGACGTGGTGGCCTCTGCTTACGGCGAGCAGGAACTGACGTTCGGCCCGGAATACATCATTCCTAAACCTTTTGACCCACGCCTGATTGTGAAAATTGCCCCTGCGGTAGCTAAAGCGGCGATGGACTCCGGCGTGGCCACGCGCCCGATTCAGGATTTCAATGCTTACAGCGAGAAGCTGGAAGAGTTTGTCTACAAAACTAACCTGTTTATGAAGCCGATCTTCTCCCAGGCGCGCAAAGAGCCGAAGCGCGTGGTGTTAAGTGAAGGGGAAGAGGCCCGCGTGCTGCATGCCACGCAGGAGCTGATCACTTTGGGGCTGGCGAAGCCTATCCTGATTGGTCGCCCAAGCGTTATCGAAATGCGTATCAAAAAGCTGGGCCTGCAAATTCAGCCGGGCAAAGATTTTGAGATCGTGAATAACGAGTCCGATCCGCGTTTCAAAGAGTACTGGCACGAGTATTACAACATCATGAAGCGCCGTGGGATTACCCAGGAGCAGGCGCAGCGGGCGGTGATCAGCAACACCACGGTGATCGGGGCGATCATGGTGCATCGCGGTGAAGCGGATGCGCTGATATGCGGGACAATTGGCGAATATCACGAGCACTTTGACGTGGTAGAGAAGCTGTTTGGCTACCGTGAAGGCGTGAAGGCTGCCGGGGCGATGAACGCGCTGCTGCTGCCGAGCGGCAACACCTTTATCGCGGATACCTATGTGAACGATGACCCAACGCCGGAAGAGCTGACGGAAATCACCCTGCTGGCGGCGGAAACGGTGCGTCGCTTCGGCATTGAGCCGAAAGTTGCGCTGCTGTCCCACTCCAACTACGGTTCCTCCAACAGCAAAGCGGCCTGCAAGATGCGCAAAACGCTGGATCTGGTGCGCGAGCGTGCGCCTGACCTGGAAATTGACGGGGAGATGCACGGGGATGCCGCGCTGGTAGAAAGTATTCGCCATGAGCGTATGCCGGATAGCCCGCTGAAAGGCTCTGCCAACATCCTGATCATGCCGAACGTTGAGGCGGCGCGTATTAGCTACAACCTGCTGCGCGTGTCGAGTTCTGAAGGGGTGACTGTAGGGCCAGTCCTGATGGGGGTGGCGAAGCCGGTTCACGTGTTGACGCCGATTGCTTCGGTGCGCCGCATTGTGAATATGGTGGCGCTGGCGGTTGTGGAGGCGCAAACCGCACCGCTGTGA
- the tal gene encoding transaldolase codes for MNQLDSIKQYTTVVADSGDIDSIRHYQPEDATTNPSLLLKAAGLEQYQPLIDDALAYGKQRGGNREQIVAEASDKLAVNVGAEILKSIPGRVSTEVDARLSYDKEKSISKARRLVELYAEQGIDKSRILIKLASTWEGIRAAEELQKEGINCNLTLLFSFAQARACAEAGVFLISPFVGRIYDWYQARKPMDPYIVEEDPGVKSVRNIYDYFKQHNYETIVMGASFRRKEQILALAGCDRLTIAPNLLQQLQDSEEEVVRKLIPFSQGFRRPAPMSEAEFRWEHSQDAMAVEKLAEGIRLFAIDQRKLEDLLAAKL; via the coding sequence ATGAATCAGTTAGACAGCATTAAACAGTACACCACCGTGGTTGCCGACAGCGGTGATATCGACTCTATTCGCCACTACCAGCCTGAAGACGCCACCACCAACCCTTCACTGTTGTTAAAAGCCGCAGGGCTTGAGCAATATCAGCCGCTGATTGATGATGCCCTGGCCTACGGCAAACAGCGTGGCGGCAACAGGGAGCAAATTGTGGCCGAAGCCAGTGACAAACTGGCGGTCAATGTCGGTGCGGAAATTCTGAAAAGCATTCCGGGTCGCGTGTCCACCGAAGTGGATGCCCGTCTCTCCTACGACAAAGAAAAGAGCATCAGCAAGGCTCGTCGCCTGGTGGAGCTGTACGCCGAGCAGGGGATCGATAAATCGCGCATTCTCATCAAGCTGGCGTCAACCTGGGAAGGCATCCGCGCGGCGGAAGAGCTGCAAAAAGAAGGCATCAACTGCAACCTGACGCTGCTGTTCTCTTTCGCTCAGGCGCGTGCCTGTGCGGAAGCGGGCGTTTTCCTGATCTCCCCGTTCGTGGGCCGCATTTACGACTGGTATCAGGCACGTAAACCGATGGATCCGTATATCGTTGAAGAAGATCCGGGCGTGAAATCCGTGCGCAATATCTACGACTACTTCAAGCAACATAACTATGAAACCATCGTGATGGGTGCCAGCTTCCGTCGTAAAGAACAAATCCTTGCGCTGGCGGGCTGCGACCGACTGACCATCGCCCCTAACCTGCTACAACAGCTGCAGGACAGCGAAGAAGAGGTTGTCCGTAAACTGATTCCTTTCTCACAGGGCTTCCGTCGCCCGGCACCAATGAGCGAAGCGGAATTCCGTTGGGAACATAGCCAGGATGCTATGGCCGTGGAAAAACTGGCCGAAGGGATCCGCCTGTTCGCCATAGATCAACGCAAACTGGAAGACCTGCTCGCCGCCAAACTTTAA
- a CDS encoding DUF2919 domain-containing protein: protein MYLPADYDSQGNLKAPLLFWAVLLLQARTWVLLVLAGASRQQGDALLGLFYPDRDNFWLGLIPGIPAALAFLLSGRRHLWPRFWRAFRWILIAAQIGLLAWQLVLLAGDETLTGTTLVLLIVDLFALWWLLANRRLRDYFALKNELSGTF, encoded by the coding sequence ATGTATTTGCCTGCTGATTATGATTCGCAGGGCAACTTAAAAGCACCGCTGCTGTTCTGGGCGGTGTTGTTGTTACAGGCCCGCACCTGGGTTTTGCTGGTGCTGGCGGGGGCTTCTCGTCAGCAAGGCGATGCGCTATTGGGCCTGTTTTATCCCGACCGCGATAACTTCTGGCTGGGGTTGATCCCCGGTATTCCGGCTGCGCTGGCCTTTTTGCTTAGCGGGCGTCGACACCTTTGGCCCCGGTTCTGGCGGGCGTTTCGCTGGATATTGATTGCGGCTCAGATTGGGCTGCTGGCGTGGCAACTGGTGCTGTTGGCCGGGGATGAAACGCTGACCGGTACCACCCTTGTTCTGCTGATTGTCGATCTGTTCGCGCTTTGGTGGCTGCTGGCTAACCGCCGGCTGCGGGATTACTTCGCCCTGAAAAACGAGTTAAGCGGCACTTTTTGA
- a CDS encoding RpoE-regulated lipoprotein codes for MKSLRLMMLGLPLVLSGCSTLSSVNWSAAYPWNWFGSSVEVSEQGVGKLTSATAMDEKAVSEGLNDNYRLRSGMKTENGTIVRYFEAMKDKDVKLEVNGEKGTVSRVYVMDDDIKTASGVKIGTPFSELYQKAFGVCEKGTGDDAEAVICQAPDSQHISYLFTGEWHGPEGLMPSDDTLKKWKLNKIIWRR; via the coding sequence ATGAAATCTCTGCGCCTGATGATGCTAGGCCTGCCGCTGGTTCTGAGCGGATGCTCCACGCTGTCTTCCGTTAACTGGTCTGCGGCTTATCCGTGGAACTGGTTTGGCTCTTCCGTTGAGGTGAGCGAGCAGGGCGTGGGGAAACTGACTTCAGCTACCGCGATGGATGAGAAGGCCGTGAGCGAGGGATTGAATGACAATTACCGCCTGCGCAGCGGCATGAAAACCGAAAACGGCACTATCGTGCGTTACTTTGAGGCGATGAAAGACAAAGACGTGAAGCTGGAGGTGAACGGTGAAAAAGGCACAGTGAGCCGCGTGTATGTGATGGATGATGACATCAAAACCGCCAGCGGCGTGAAAATTGGTACGCCTTTCAGTGAGCTTTATCAGAAAGCGTTTGGGGTTTGCGAAAAAGGCACCGGCGATGATGCGGAAGCTGTTATCTGTCAGGCACCTGACAGCCAGCACATCAGCTATCTGTTTACAGGTGAATGGCACGGGCCGGAAGGCTTGATGCCGTCGGATGATACGCTGAAGAAATGGAAGCTTAACAAAATTATCTGGCGTCGATAA
- the tkt gene encoding transketolase, translated as MSSRKELANAIRALSMDAVQKANSGHPGAPMGMADIAEVLWNDFLSHNPSNPHWANRDRFVLSNGHASMLLYSLLHLSGYDLPLEELKNFRQLHSKTPGHPEVGYTPGVETTTGPLGQGLANAVGMAIAERTLAAQFNQPGHDIVDHYTYVFMGDGCLMEGISHEVSSLAGTLGLGKLIGFYDHNGISIDGETDGWFTDDTAKRFEAYHWHVIHEIDGHDPAALKKAIKEAQSVKDKPSLIICRTVIGFGSPNKAGKEEAHGAPLGEEEVALARKQLGWKYPPFEIPKEVYHAWDAKEAGEKAEAAWKEKFAAYAKAHPTLSAEFKRRTEGKLPDNWQKTAQSYIEQLQANPDKIATRKASQNTLNAFGPSLPELLGGSADLAPSNLTIWKGSKSIKEDTAGNYIHYGVREFGMTAIANGIALHGGFIPYTATFLMFVEYARNAARMAALMKARQIMVYTHDSIGLGEDGPTHQAVEQLASLRLTPNFSTWRPCDQVEAAVAWKSALERQTGPTALILSRQNLAQMDRTPEQLKAISRGGYILKDSDGKPDLILIATGSEIEITVEAAAALSKEGHKVRVVSMPSTDVFDSQDEAYQESVLPYAVRARVAVEAGIADYWYKYVGLKGGIVGMTTFGESAPAGKLFPFFGFTVENIVATAKKSLGKK; from the coding sequence ATGTCATCACGTAAAGAGCTTGCCAACGCCATTCGCGCCCTCAGTATGGATGCGGTCCAGAAAGCCAATTCCGGCCACCCCGGAGCGCCCATGGGCATGGCCGATATCGCCGAGGTGCTGTGGAATGATTTCCTCAGCCATAACCCGTCTAACCCGCACTGGGCCAACCGCGACCGCTTCGTGCTGTCGAACGGCCATGCGTCGATGCTGCTTTACAGCCTGCTGCACCTGAGCGGCTATGACCTGCCGCTGGAGGAGTTGAAAAACTTCCGCCAGCTTCACTCCAAAACGCCCGGTCACCCGGAAGTGGGCTATACCCCCGGCGTGGAAACCACCACCGGCCCACTGGGCCAGGGGTTAGCCAACGCCGTGGGGATGGCGATTGCCGAGCGCACGCTGGCCGCGCAGTTTAACCAGCCGGGCCACGACATCGTTGACCACTACACCTATGTGTTCATGGGCGACGGCTGCCTGATGGAGGGGATTTCCCATGAAGTCTCTTCCCTGGCCGGGACGCTGGGCCTGGGCAAACTGATTGGCTTCTATGATCACAACGGGATTTCCATCGACGGGGAAACCGACGGCTGGTTTACCGACGACACGGCCAAACGCTTCGAGGCCTATCACTGGCACGTGATCCATGAGATTGACGGCCACGACCCGGCGGCGCTGAAAAAAGCCATTAAAGAAGCCCAGAGCGTGAAGGACAAACCGTCCCTCATTATCTGCCGCACCGTGATTGGCTTTGGTTCGCCAAACAAAGCGGGCAAAGAAGAGGCTCACGGCGCGCCGCTCGGTGAAGAAGAAGTCGCCCTGGCCCGCAAGCAGCTTGGCTGGAAATACCCACCGTTTGAGATCCCAAAAGAGGTTTATCACGCCTGGGATGCCAAAGAGGCTGGCGAAAAAGCAGAAGCCGCCTGGAAAGAGAAATTTGCCGCTTACGCAAAGGCACACCCTACCCTCAGCGCCGAATTTAAACGCCGTACCGAAGGTAAGCTGCCGGATAACTGGCAGAAAACGGCCCAAAGCTACATTGAACAACTGCAGGCGAACCCGGACAAAATCGCGACCCGCAAGGCTTCGCAAAATACTCTTAACGCCTTCGGCCCGTCGCTGCCGGAACTGTTGGGCGGCTCCGCCGACCTGGCCCCAAGCAACCTGACAATCTGGAAAGGTTCGAAGTCGATTAAAGAGGACACCGCCGGGAATTATATCCACTACGGCGTACGTGAATTCGGCATGACCGCCATTGCCAACGGTATCGCGCTGCACGGCGGCTTTATCCCTTACACCGCCACCTTCCTGATGTTTGTGGAGTACGCCCGTAATGCGGCGCGTATGGCGGCGCTGATGAAAGCGCGGCAGATCATGGTTTATACCCATGACTCCATCGGCCTTGGGGAAGATGGTCCGACTCACCAGGCCGTGGAGCAATTAGCCAGCCTGCGCCTGACGCCAAACTTCAGCACATGGCGCCCTTGCGATCAGGTTGAGGCCGCAGTGGCCTGGAAATCCGCGCTTGAGCGCCAGACCGGCCCAACTGCGCTGATCCTGTCTCGCCAAAACCTGGCGCAGATGGATCGTACGCCTGAGCAACTGAAAGCCATCAGCCGCGGCGGATATATTCTGAAGGACAGCGACGGCAAGCCGGATCTCATCCTGATTGCCACAGGCTCTGAGATCGAAATTACCGTTGAAGCCGCGGCAGCATTGAGCAAAGAAGGGCATAAAGTGCGCGTCGTGTCGATGCCATCCACCGACGTTTTCGATTCTCAGGATGAGGCGTATCAGGAATCCGTTCTGCCTTATGCCGTCCGTGCCCGCGTTGCGGTAGAGGCCGGTATTGCCGATTACTGGTACAAATACGTCGGCCTCAAAGGCGGGATTGTAGGTATGACAACCTTCGGCGAATCCGCCCCTGCTGGGAAGCTGTTCCCGTTCTTTGGCTTTACGGTAGAAAACATCGTAGCCACGGCGAAAAAATCACTCGGCAAGAAATAG
- a CDS encoding GNAT family acetyltransferase, producing MEIRVFRQEDFEEVITLWERCDLLRPWNDPEMDIERKLHHDADLFLVAEVGGEIVGSLMGGYDGHRGSAYYLGVHPEFRGRGIANALLNRLEKKLIARGCPKIHIMVREENDLVIGLYEKLDYEHQDTILLGKRLIEDQEY from the coding sequence ATGGAAATTCGCGTTTTTCGCCAGGAAGATTTCGAAGAGGTCATTACCCTTTGGGAGCGCTGCGATTTACTGCGCCCATGGAATGACCCGGAAATGGACATTGAACGTAAGCTGCATCACGATGCAGACCTGTTTTTAGTCGCTGAGGTAGGCGGTGAGATAGTCGGTTCGTTGATGGGCGGGTATGACGGCCATCGAGGTTCAGCCTATTACCTGGGCGTGCACCCGGAGTTTCGGGGCCGTGGCATTGCTAACGCCTTGCTGAACCGGCTGGAAAAGAAGCTGATTGCCCGCGGCTGCCCGAAGATCCACATAATGGTGCGCGAAGAGAACGATCTGGTTATCGGCCTCTATGAAAAGCTCGACTACGAGCATCAGGACACTATTTTGCTCGGCAAACGGCTGATAGAAGATCAGGAATATTAA
- a CDS encoding Dyp-type peroxidase gives MSRVQSGILPEHCRAAVWLEATVQGDFSAVSAGCKTFIEALNAFQEQFPDAMLGATVGFGHDLWRDLSKGEGAAELKNFTPLGKGLAPATQHDVMIHILSLRHDVNFSVAQAALAAFGDALKIEEEIHGFRWVEERDLSGFVDGTENPQGEENRRQVAVINEGVDAGGSYVLVQRWEHNLKQLNRLSVHDQEMIFGRTKQENEEIDGDARPATSHLSRVDLKEDGKGLKIVRQSLPYGTASGVHGLYFIAYCARLHNIEQQLLSMFGDADGKRDGMLRFTKPVTGGYYFAPSLDKLLSL, from the coding sequence ATGTCTCGGGTTCAAAGCGGCATTCTGCCGGAACATTGTCGTGCCGCCGTTTGGCTGGAAGCTACTGTGCAGGGCGACTTCAGCGCGGTTAGCGCAGGGTGCAAAACCTTTATTGAAGCGTTGAACGCTTTCCAGGAACAATTTCCTGACGCGATGCTGGGGGCGACCGTTGGCTTCGGGCACGATCTGTGGCGCGATCTCAGCAAAGGCGAAGGTGCCGCAGAGCTGAAAAACTTTACGCCATTAGGCAAAGGCCTGGCGCCCGCAACCCAGCACGATGTGATGATCCACATTCTTTCTCTGCGCCATGACGTGAACTTCTCCGTGGCTCAGGCCGCGCTGGCCGCGTTTGGCGATGCGCTGAAAATTGAAGAAGAGATTCACGGCTTCCGCTGGGTAGAAGAGCGCGATCTCAGCGGCTTCGTTGACGGGACCGAAAACCCGCAGGGCGAAGAGAATCGTCGCCAGGTGGCGGTGATCAACGAAGGCGTGGATGCCGGGGGCAGCTATGTGCTGGTTCAGCGCTGGGAACACAACCTCAAGCAGCTTAACCGCCTGAGCGTGCACGACCAGGAGATGATCTTCGGCCGTACCAAACAGGAAAACGAAGAGATCGACGGCGACGCGCGGCCAGCCACTTCTCACCTGAGCCGGGTCGATCTGAAAGAAGACGGCAAGGGGCTGAAAATTGTGCGTCAGAGCCTGCCTTACGGCACCGCCAGCGGCGTGCACGGTCTCTATTTCATCGCCTATTGTGCGCGTTTGCATAACATTGAACAGCAGCTGCTGAGCATGTTTGGCGACGCTGACGGCAAGCGTGACGGTATGCTGCGCTTCACTAAGCCGGTCACCGGCGGCTACTACTTCGCGCCGTCGCTCGATAAATTACTGAGCCTGTAA
- a CDS encoding DUF1176 domain-containing protein, which produces MFYRISSLLMLALLVANAAFAAPAQKQFSDWQVTCNNQNFCSTRNTGLHQGLVMTITRGAGARTDASLRIDLGNMESADVKVPPVAPRLRLDDTPLVIQPNEWKVSPHHLMTNNPEAINALLNAIVNGDKITLADGMGIISLSGLKAALLFIDSQQKRIGSETAWIKKGDGPPLSVPPAPPLKEVAAATAASTPLSHDELNDLLDYGTWRMNNSQCSLDPQRREVRVFPLTDDKALMLTSCEAGAYNVVSLAWVISRQKPFVARTIHLRLPFMPDSGSTELELMNAGFDVHSKELTTLAKGRGPGDCGVATRWRFDGQRFRLVRYAEEPACDGWHKAGGWPTLWVTK; this is translated from the coding sequence ATGTTCTATCGGATATCCTCCTTACTCATGCTTGCACTGCTGGTGGCGAATGCTGCATTTGCAGCCCCGGCACAAAAGCAGTTTTCCGACTGGCAGGTAACCTGCAATAACCAGAACTTTTGCAGCACTCGTAATACTGGCCTGCATCAGGGGCTGGTGATGACGATTACCCGGGGAGCCGGAGCTCGCACTGACGCTAGTTTGCGCATCGACCTGGGGAATATGGAGAGTGCGGATGTCAAAGTCCCGCCTGTAGCACCGCGGCTGCGGCTCGACGATACGCCCCTCGTTATCCAGCCCAACGAATGGAAAGTGTCCCCTCACCATTTGATGACCAATAATCCGGAGGCGATTAACGCTCTGTTAAACGCTATTGTGAACGGCGATAAAATTACGCTTGCCGACGGCATGGGCATCATTTCACTCAGCGGACTCAAAGCGGCGCTGCTGTTTATCGACAGCCAGCAAAAACGTATTGGCAGCGAAACCGCGTGGATTAAAAAAGGTGACGGGCCTCCGCTTAGCGTGCCTCCGGCTCCGCCGCTGAAAGAAGTGGCTGCAGCAACGGCCGCATCAACGCCGCTTTCACACGATGAACTGAACGACTTGCTGGATTACGGCACATGGCGAATGAATAACAGCCAGTGTTCACTCGATCCACAGCGCCGGGAAGTGCGCGTTTTCCCTCTGACCGACGACAAAGCGCTGATGCTGACCAGCTGTGAAGCAGGCGCCTATAACGTGGTGTCTCTGGCCTGGGTCATCTCCCGGCAAAAGCCGTTTGTCGCCAGGACGATTCACCTGCGGTTACCCTTTATGCCGGACAGCGGTAGCACCGAACTTGAACTGATGAATGCTGGATTTGATGTGCACAGCAAAGAGCTAACGACTTTGGCAAAAGGGCGCGGGCCCGGCGATTGCGGGGTGGCCACGCGCTGGCGCTTTGATGGGCAGCGTTTTCGACTGGTTCGCTATGCGGAAGAGCCCGCCTGTGATGGCTGGCATAAAGCGGGCGGCTGGCCGACGCTGTGGGTCACCAAATAG